Part of the Quercus robur chromosome 5, dhQueRobu3.1, whole genome shotgun sequence genome, TGCAAGTGTGTCTCACAGCGATGGTGCTCTCTaatctcttctccttctttCGCTTACTTTGTTAACAACAGGTTCCACGCCTCTACAATTTTGGAACGACCCTCTACCTTGCTCTTCAGCTACAACAATCATGGTAATAAGAATAAGATGGTCCTTGTGACATCAGAGGAACCCAAATTCAAATCTCTAGCCTCTTCAATACATCAATATTATAATACTAACAGCTTTGTTTCGGATGACATTGCTCAAGCCTCGTGTCATGACTTGCTTTTATGCTACAAAAATGTGTTCGTGGCCGATGATGATGTGGGGTGTCGTTCTATGACTGTGTACTACGTGCTAAATCCAATTACAAGGCAATCAATGGCGCTTCCTCCCCTATGTCGTAGTAGAAGTGCTCGGATTGGATTCATCTTCAGCTGTAAGAAAGAGCAGCAATCCAGTTATAGGGTGATGCGCATTCCTAAATTTGAGGGTGAATCAACAGAATTCAAGGTAGATATATTCTCCTCTGACACAGGCAAATGGAGTGAGTCGGTAGTGTCGTGTCCGCGGGGATTTCAGTTGGCTAACTACGCCTACGCTGGTGTTCCCTATCATGGTTTGCTTTTCTGGTGGAGTTCGAATGGACACCTTGTTGGGTTTGATCCGTACACCAGCAAATGCTGTCGAGTGATTGACAAACCCGTGGAATTGGCACTGAAGCGTGGAATTCAGCGCCTTGGTGTGTGTAATGGTGCCTTGAGAATATGCCAAATTGTAGAAGAAAATAATAGTAAGTTACTTGTTTGGGAGCTCAAGGACTATGATACAGAAGGcaaatggtctttagagcacaAGGTTAATTTCAACGATATAGTTTCTGATTATCCTCGGCTCAATAGAATTCTGTCGGTGCTAGCCTATCATCTGTATGACAGGGATATTGTGTATGTGATGCTTCCACCTAGAGTTTTTTCACTCAACATGAGGAGAAAAAGAGTGGAAATTATCTGTCATTTTCCGAGGAATTGCACGTTTTACAATGGCTTCAACGTCTTCAACTTTGTTCTTCCTTGTTGGCCAACACACATTCCTTCTTATCCAGAATCCCTTATAGAAAGAGAAGGCTGCCTAATTACTCTGCAGCTTGCTACCTTGGATATTAGGCAATGATTTGCTTactattttctgtttttttttttttttttttttttttaattactgttTTGTATTTGCTATATCAACAATCAATTATTTCGTAATTTTTAGTCTGGTGATTTTGTGAACTTGGTTATCGCTTGTTCTGGCTTTACATTAATTCAACAATTAACACAGGCAAGACCATAGCTTTCTTAGTTTTTCttagaagaagagaaacaaaAGCACAAACATTGTCCATAAATATACTTCATATATGGTCTGGAGTAAGCAAGATATATTTATGAACTCTCTTAAAAAGGAAAGTAAAAAGACTTCAGATAAGGCTTTGCATCACAACTCAATAGAGGAACTGCTCAGTGTCCACGCCACATGCAATGAGAAGActtgctaatatatatatatatatatatatatatatgaaataggTTTAAGTTACACTTTTTCTAAACTATTGGATTTAAGTAAATCcaacggtaaaaaaaaaatacttattaatgctaatattctgATTAATATCTTATTTATTATCTCTTATTTATGACATTCCATACATatctttaaacccaaaaaagttatatgtttctctcttctctctctttctccatcaCTCTGCCACCTCCACTACCATAGGGTTCCACCTCCACGGCTAGATCGCCGACACCAAAAAAGAAGACCTGATAAATTTCCATTACCAGGACATTATTGTTGGCATGTGCGGAAGTTTTATTGATAAGGTGCAATGA contains:
- the LOC126727781 gene encoding F-box protein At5g03970-like → MDVVRCSCSLLQHPSIDNLPDCLLSEILMLLPQKSIIQCKCVSQRWCSLISSPSFAYFVNNRFHASTILERPSTLLFSYNNHGNKNKMVLVTSEEPKFKSLASSIHQYYNTNSFVSDDIAQASCHDLLLCYKNVFVADDDVGCRSMTVYYVLNPITRQSMALPPLCRSRSARIGFIFSCKKEQQSSYRVMRIPKFEGESTEFKVDIFSSDTGKWSESVVSCPRGFQLANYAYAGVPYHGLLFWWSSNGHLVGFDPYTSKCCRVIDKPVELALKRGIQRLGVCNGALRICQIVEENNSKLLVWELKDYDTEGKWSLEHKVNFNDIVSDYPRLNRILSVLAYHLYDRDIVYVMLPPRVFSLNMRRKRVEIICHFPRNCTFYNGFNVFNFVLPCWPTHIPSYPESLIEREGCLITLQLATLDIRQ